A genomic region of Glycine max cultivar Williams 82 chromosome 15, Glycine_max_v4.0, whole genome shotgun sequence contains the following coding sequences:
- the LOC100499916 gene encoding acyl carrier protein 1, chloroplastic isoform X2, whose product MASLTQTFMSLASLPNLVPGTRISHPSSVSLSIKEGRSFPSVTLQPRGCRFRFRCVAKPETVKKVCHIVKKQLALPEESSVTGESKFAALGADSLDTVEIVMGLEEEFGITVEEESAQTITTVQEAADMIDKLLETKA is encoded by the exons ATGGCTTCCCTGACGCAAACTTTCATGTCCCTCGCCTCTCTTCCCAATCTA GTACCCGGTACCAGGATCTCCCACCCAAGTTCAGTTTCCCTCTCAATTAAGGAGGGAAGAAGTTTCCCATCCGTTACATTGCAGCCCAGAGGATGTCGGTTTCGATTTAGATGTGTG GCAAAACCAGAGACAGTGAAGAAGGTGTGCCACATAGTTAAGAAGCAATTAGCACTACCAGAGGAATCATCTGTTACTGGAGAGTCTAAATTTGCTGCACTTGGAGCTGATTCTCTTGACACG GTTGAGATTGTGATGGGACTTGAGGAGGAATTTGGtattactgtggaagaagaaagCGCCCAGACTATCACCACCGTTCAAGAAGCTGCTGATATGATCGATAAGCTTCTTGAAACCAAGGCTTAA
- the LOC100499916 gene encoding acyl carrier protein 1, chloroplastic isoform X1 — protein sequence MASLTQTFMSLASLPNLVMVPGTRISHPSSVSLSIKEGRSFPSVTLQPRGCRFRFRCVAKPETVKKVCHIVKKQLALPEESSVTGESKFAALGADSLDTVEIVMGLEEEFGITVEEESAQTITTVQEAADMIDKLLETKA from the exons ATGGCTTCCCTGACGCAAACTTTCATGTCCCTCGCCTCTCTTCCCAATCTAGTTATG GTACCCGGTACCAGGATCTCCCACCCAAGTTCAGTTTCCCTCTCAATTAAGGAGGGAAGAAGTTTCCCATCCGTTACATTGCAGCCCAGAGGATGTCGGTTTCGATTTAGATGTGTG GCAAAACCAGAGACAGTGAAGAAGGTGTGCCACATAGTTAAGAAGCAATTAGCACTACCAGAGGAATCATCTGTTACTGGAGAGTCTAAATTTGCTGCACTTGGAGCTGATTCTCTTGACACG GTTGAGATTGTGATGGGACTTGAGGAGGAATTTGGtattactgtggaagaagaaagCGCCCAGACTATCACCACCGTTCAAGAAGCTGCTGATATGATCGATAAGCTTCTTGAAACCAAGGCTTAA
- the LOC102662083 gene encoding sugar transport protein 1: MAGALISSKGGKAYPGRLTQRVFFTCFVAAFGGLIFGYDLGISGGVTSMDPFLKKFFPEVYEKEHDMKPSDNQYCKFDSQTLTLFTSSLYLAALVASLVASVVTRAFGRRLTMLFGGLLFLFGAGLNFFASHVWMLIVGRLLLGFGIGCANQSVPIYMSEVAPYNYRGALNMMFQLAITIGIFVANLLNYLFAQYKGVNAWRYSLGCAAVPALMIIFGAFFLPESPSSLIERGLDDQAKTELQKIRGNNVDVDEEFTDLVAASESSKAVKHPWASLLKRHYRPQLTFAIAIPFFQQLTGMNVITFYAPVLFKTIGFGATASLMSALITGACNAVATLVSIFTVDKFGRRTLFLEGGTQMFLCQVLITSLIGIKFGVDGTPGELPKWYATIIVVGICVYVAGFAWSWGPLGWLVPSEIFPLEVRSACQSINVAVNMIFTFAIAQIFTTMLCHMKFGLFIFFACFVVLMSIFIYKFLPETKGVPIEEMHVVWQNHPYWRKFVKPSDSKPGDEV; the protein is encoded by the exons GTGGAGTCACCTCTATGGATCCATTCTTGAAGAAATTCTTTCCGGAAGTGTATGAAAAGGAGCACGACATGAAACCATCTGACAACCAGTACTGCAAATTTGACAGCCAAACTTTGACCTTGTTTACTTCATCTCTGTATTTGGCGGCTTTGGTGGCATCACTTGTTGCATCTGTGGTGACTAGAGCCTTCGGAAGGCGGCTTACGATGCTGTTTGGGGGTTTGCTTTTTCTCTTTGGGGCTGGACTTAATTTCTTCGCTTCACACGTTTGGATGCTTATTGTTGGTCGTCTACTACTTGGCTTTGGAATTGGATGTGCCAATCAG TCTGTGCCAATCTACATGTCCGAGGTTGCTCCCTACAATTACAGAGGAGCTCTTAACATGATGTTTCAGTTAGCCATCACTATTGGAATCTTTGTTGCTAATCTCTTAAACTACCTTTTTGCCCAATACAAGGGTGTGAATGCGTGGCGCTACAGCTTGGGTTGTGCTGCAGTCCCTGCATTGATGATAATCTTTGGTGCATTCTTTCTTCCGGAGTCACCAAGTTCCTTGATTGAACGAGGTTTAGATGACCAAGCCAAGACAGAGTTGCAGAAGATCCGAGGAAACAACGTCGACGTAGACGAGGAGTTTACAGATCTTGTGGCAGCGAGTGAATCCTCGAAAGCTGTTAAACACCCTTGGGCCTCTTTGCTCAAGAGGCACTACAGGCCCCAACTTACATTTGCCATAGCCATCCCTTTCTTCCAACAACTCACTGGCATGAATGTCATCACCTTCTACGCTCCTGTTTTGTTTAAGACCATTGGCTTTGGTGCCACTGCTTCGCTCATGTCTGCCCTCATCACTGGGGCTTGTAATGCAGTTGCCACTCTTGTTTCAATATTCACGGTTGACAAGTTTGGGAGACGCACCCTCTTCCTAGAAGGAGGGACACAAATGTTTCTTTGTCAG GTTTTGATTACTAGTTTAATTGGAATTAAATTTGGAGTTGATGGAACACCTGGAGAGTTGCCAAAGTGGTATGCCACTATAATTGTGGTTGGCATATGTGTGTATGTGGCAGGATTTGCATGGTCTTGGGGTCCTTTAGGGTGGTTGGTGCCAAGTGAGATTTTCCCACTTGAGGTGCGATCGGCTTGCCAAAGTATCAACGTTGCTGTTAACATGATCTTCACCTTTGCCATTGCTCAAATCTTCACGACGATGTTGTGCCATATGAAGTTTGGACTGTTCATCTTCTTTGCTTGTTTTGTGGTCTTGATGAGCATATTTATCTATAAGTTTCTACCAGAGACCAAGGGTGTCCCCATTGAAGAAATGCATGTTGTGTGGCAGAATCATCCCTATTGGAGAAAGTTTGTTAAACCAAGTGACTCCAAACCTGGTGATGAAGTATAG